Part of the Intestinibacillus sp. Marseille-P6563 genome is shown below.
CATAGGTGCCCTTGCTGGCTACCACGCGGAAGGTACCGCGCTGCGCGGCCTCGTCAAAGTCCAGCAGCTCGATCTCCGGCACCACGATCTCGCGCGTCGGGCGCTCGACCTCCTGTCTCTTGCGGGCCAGGTCGTACAGCTTGCGGCCGCCGACCTTGACCGCCGAATACATGGGCGGCAGCTGCTGCTGCACGCCCTGGAACCCGGCCAGCGCCTGCCGCACGGCGGCGATATCCACCCGCTTGTCCGAAGTATGCAGGGTCTGTCCGGTGGTATCCTGAGTGTCAGTGGCCAGGCCCAGCGTGAACCCGGCCACATATTCCTTGTCCTGCGCGGCCGCAAAATCGGCCGCTTTGGTCGCCCCGCCTACAAAGACGGGCAGCACACCGGTCGCCATGGGGTCGAGCGTGCCGCCGTGACCGATGCGGCGGGTCTTTAAGATGCCCCGCAGCTTGGCTACCACGTCGTGTGATGTGAAGCCCTGGGGCTTGTTCATCAGTAAAATCCCGTTTAGCGTCTGTTGTTCCATCGTCTGCCCTCAAAGGCTGCTCTGCTGGTAGACTTCCTTGGTGGCCAGCAGCAGACGCTGCTTGGCCTGCATCATGTCCACTCCAGCCGGGAAAGATGCACCACCCGCGCGCAGATGGCCGCCGCCGCCGCATTTGCTGCAAATGGCCGAAGCGTCCACTTCCTTGGTCGTGCGCACCGATGCTTTGATGGTGCCATCCTTGTTTTCGGTCAGGGTGATGCCGACCTGCACGCCTTCGATCTGGCGGGTGAGCGACGCGATCGAGTCCAAATCGTCCATGTCTGCGCCGGTGCGGTCGATGTCCGCCCGCCACAGAAGGGCCAGCGCGACCTTGCGGTCCATGGCAAACTCCATGGTGTCGAAAATGATGCGCTCCATCTCAAACCGCGGCCAGCTCTTGACTTCAAAGAGCGCGCGATTGATTTCGCCCCCATCGATGCCGGCTTCCAGACAGTCGGCCGCCACGCGCAGCGTGTGCGGCACGGTGTTGGAGAATTTAAAGCAGCCGGTATCGGTCGAGATGGCGATATAGATGCACCGCGCGATGTCGCGCGTAAGCGTCACGCCCAGTGCCTTGAGTACGTCGTAGATGACCTCGGCACAGCCGCCCGCCTGGGGACGGATGAGGTTGTGCTTGCCGATGCCGGGGTTAGAGCGGTGATGGTCGAGCGCAAGGTCGATCTTGCCGATATACCCCTGCGCATTGTCGGAAAATAGGTTGGTGTCCGCGATGTCGGTGGTCACGACAAAAGCAGGCACAAAGCCTTCCGGCGGGTAGCAGGGTACGATGAGCGATTCATACCGCTTGGTGATCTCGGGGTTTTCCAGCACATAAGCGTTCTTGCCCAGCTGCCGCAGGCCGCGGCACAGCGCGCCCGCGCAGCCGGTCGTGTCGCCGTCCGGCCGGCGATGGGACAGAATGAGAATATCGTCCGCCTGCCGCAGCAGGGCGGCGGCTTCGGCTACGGTGACGTTCATGCTTCGTCCTCCCCGCTGCCCATCTTGCCTTCGCGCTCGAGTCCGTGGATGACCTGAGAGATGTGTGCGCCGTGGGTGATGGACTCGTCCAGTTCAAAGACCAGCTCGGGCGCATAGCGCAGCTGGACCTTGTGGCCAACTTCCCGGCGCAGCCAGCCGGACGCGGATTTCAAGCCCTTCATCACGTCCTTGGCCTGTTCGGGGGTGCCGAGCACCGAAATATAAACCTTGGCATAGCGCAGGTCGTTGGTCACTTCGCAATGGGTGACCGAAACCAGGCCGTTTTGCACACGCGGGTCCTTGACCGCGCGCAGCGCTTCGGCCAGCGCGCGCATGACCTCTTCGGAAATGCGGGTGATGCGATTGCTTGCCATATGGATTGACCTCCTTTTCGGGGGAATACAAAACAGGGCGGGCGACAGGCCCGCCCTGTGAGTGAATACGTTCTTTATCCCGGAATTTCTTCCATAACAAAGGCTTCGAATACGTCGCCTTCCTTGATGTCGTTGAAGTTTTCAAAGCCGCAGCCGCACTCATAGCCGGATGCAACTTCCTTGACGTCGTCCTTGAAGCGCTTGAGCGAGGACAGCACGCCCTCGTGGATGACGATGCCGTCGCGCACGATGCGCACCTGCGCATGGCGCTGGATCTTGCCGTCCTGCACGTAGCAGCCTGCGATGGTGCCCACACCGGATACGCGGAAGGTGGTGCGCACTTCGGCATGGCCGAGCACAGCCTCGCGGAACTTGGGTGCGAGCATGCCCTTCATAGCCTGCTCCATCTCCTCGATGCAGTCGTAGATGACGCGGTACATGCGCATGTCGACGCCCTGCTGGGCTGCCGAATCGGTCGCCGTACGGTCGGGACGAACGTTAAAGCCAACGATGATCGCGCCCGAAGCCGCGGCCAGCATAACGTCGGATTCGTTGATCGCGCCAACTGCGCCGTGGATGACCTTGACGCGCACTTCTTCGTTGGACAGCTTTTCCAGGCTGGCGCGGATGGCCTCGACCGAACCCTGTACGTCGGCCTTGACGATGATGTTCAGTTCCTTCATCTCGCCTTCCTGGATGGACTGGAACAGGTTGTCGAGCGTAACCTTGTGGAAAGCCTTGTTGCGCTCTTCCTTTTCCTTCTCCTTACGCTGTTCGACCAGCTGACGGGCCATCTTCTCGTCGTCGACCGCGTAGAAGATGTCGCCTGCGCCCGGCACTTCAGCCAGACCGATGATCTCGACCGGAACCGACGGGCCTGCGGACTTGATCTTGCGACCGTCGTCGTCGGTCATCGCGCGGACACGGCCGACCGCCGTACCGGCGATGATGCTGTCGCCCGTGTGCAGGGTACCGTTCTGGACCAGAACGGTCGCAACCGGGCCGCGGCCCTTGTCGAGCTT
Proteins encoded:
- the truB gene encoding tRNA pseudouridine(55) synthase TruB, which gives rise to MEQQTLNGILLMNKPQGFTSHDVVAKLRGILKTRRIGHGGTLDPMATGVLPVFVGGATKAADFAAAQDKEYVAGFTLGLATDTQDTTGQTLHTSDKRVDIAAVRQALAGFQGVQQQLPPMYSAVKVGGRKLYDLARKRQEVERPTREIVVPEIELLDFDEAAQRGTFRVVASKGTYVRTLVNDLGERLGTWAAMHSLVRTRSGAYALEETTDFAAVERAMEAGQMQSLLRPTDSLFLEHPAVYLTAEGGERAARGAVVFPRQAKGLPETPDMLVRVYEGDQFRMLGQVRTLDKGGVGLFVYKNFR
- a CDS encoding DHH family phosphoesterase — its product is MNVTVAEAAALLRQADDILILSHRRPDGDTTGCAGALCRGLRQLGKNAYVLENPEITKRYESLIVPCYPPEGFVPAFVVTTDIADTNLFSDNAQGYIGKIDLALDHHRSNPGIGKHNLIRPQAGGCAEVIYDVLKALGVTLTRDIARCIYIAISTDTGCFKFSNTVPHTLRVAADCLEAGIDGGEINRALFEVKSWPRFEMERIIFDTMEFAMDRKVALALLWRADIDRTGADMDDLDSIASLTRQIEGVQVGITLTENKDGTIKASVRTTKEVDASAICSKCGGGGHLRAGGASFPAGVDMMQAKQRLLLATKEVYQQSSL
- the rbfA gene encoding 30S ribosome-binding factor RbfA, producing the protein MASNRITRISEEVMRALAEALRAVKDPRVQNGLVSVTHCEVTNDLRYAKVYISVLGTPEQAKDVMKGLKSASGWLRREVGHKVQLRYAPELVFELDESITHGAHISQVIHGLEREGKMGSGEDEA